The following coding sequences lie in one Seriola aureovittata isolate HTS-2021-v1 ecotype China chromosome 5, ASM2101889v1, whole genome shotgun sequence genomic window:
- the foxn4 gene encoding forkhead box protein N4, which translates to MIEGGITSRMSGIIENAGHHPSPQDYRLLTTDPSQLREEDLPGDLQSLSWLTSVDVPRLQQMADSRGHSNGPSQGSLLEQQAAQLSNMTMTAGQGSMLQLQTNMQHSPLGISIINTHSGSMSPFSMNGLPSPGYQCPTSVYQPTPQQVYSLTQTGQQCSTGGLYSNVSFNDQSLFTQPRLAPQDQELQPKSFPKPIYSYSCLIAMALKNSKTGSLPVSEIYSFMKEHFPYFKTAPDGWKNSVRHNLSLNKCFEKVENKTSSSSRKGCLWALNPAKIDKMEEEMQKWKRKDLPAIRRSMANPDELDKLITDRPENCRRKALEPGMTRLPSCQTGLPLPVPTQMQPQPIVTLSLPCLPMHQHHQFQAQLQAQARLAPMSPAPAQTPPLHTVPDLSHSPLTHQPSKPPDDFYSVHGDTHTEVDALDPSIMDFALQGNLWEEMKDDSFNLDALGTFSNSPLRLSDCDLGTASLPPASTGANLPLSDVQVTGLYTSYTTQDPLTSQYMGAPANSKPIALL; encoded by the exons ATGATAGAAGGTGGAATTACATCCAGGATGTCAGGAATAATTGAGAATGCTGGGCATCATCCGTCTCCACAGGACTACAG GCTTCTGACCACGGACCCCTCccagctgagggaggaggacCTCCCTGGGGACCTGCAGTCTCTGTCATGGCTCACCTCTGTGGATGTGCCCCGACTACAGCAGATGGCTGATAGCCGAGGCCACAGTAACGGGCCCTCCCAGGGCAGCTTGTTGGAGCAACAGGCAG CTCAGCTGAGCAACATGACGATGACAGCGGGACAGGGCTCCATGCTCCAGCTCCAGACCAACATGCAGCACAGCCCTCTGGGAATCAGCATCATCAACACCCACAGCGGAAGT ATGTCTCCATTCTCCATGAATGGGCTGCCCTCTCCAGGATATCAGTGCCCTACCTCAGTCTACCAGCCCACACCCCAGCAGGTGTACTCTCTAACCCAAACCGGACAACAG tgTTCAACAGGTGGGCTTTATAGCAATGTCTCTTTCAACGACCAAAGTCTATTCACACAACCTCGCCTGGCTCCACAAGACCAGGAGCTGCAGCCCAAGTCTTTCCCCAAGCCAATCTACTCCTACAG ctgtttgATTGCCATGGctctgaaaaacagcaaaactggCAGCCTCCCAGTCAGTGAGATTTATAGCTTTATGAAGGAACACTTTCCTTATTTTAAG ACTGCACCTGATGGATGGAAGAACTCCGTCAGACACAACCTGTCCTTAAACAAATGCTTTGAGAAAGTGGAGAACAAGACGAGCAGCTCATCCCGTAAGGGCTGCCTGTGGGCACTGAACCCTGCCAAAATCGAcaagatggaggaagagatgCAGAAGTGGAAACGCAAGGACCTGCCAGCCATCCGCCGCAGCATGGCTAACCCTG ATGAGTTGGACAAACTGATCACAGACCGTCCAGAGAACTGCAGACGTAAGGCTTTAGAGCCCGGCATGACCCGGCTGCCCAGCTGTCAAACCGGCCTCCCGCTGCCCGTCCCTACCCAGATGCAGCCGCAGCCTATAGTCACGCTGTCCCTGCCATGTTTACCCatgcaccagcaccaccagttTCAGGCCCAGCTCCAGGCTCAAGCTCGACTGGCCCCCATGTCCCCTGCCCCGGCCCAGACACCTCCCCTCCACACAGTCCCCGACCTTTCCCACAGTCCACTCACCCATCAGCCCAGCAAGCCCCCTGACGATTTCTACAGTGTGCATGGcgatacacacacagaggtggaTGCACTGGACCCAAGCATCATGGACTTTGCCCTTCAAG GTAATCTGTGGGAGGAAATGAAGGACGACAGCTTTAACTTGGATGCTTTGGGCACCTTCAGTAACTCACCCCTCCGACTATCAGACTGTGACTTGGGAACAGCTAGCCTCCCTCCTGCCTCCACTGGAGCGAACCTGCCACTGTCAGATGTGCAGGTGACGGGCCTCTACACCTCCTACACCACCCAGGATCCCCTGACTTCCCAGTACATGGGCGCACCAGCCAACAGCAAGCCCATCGCCCTGCTTTAA
- the myo1ha gene encoding unconventional myosin-Ih — MQQNKTASDMQGQLDMEGALTARDRVGIQDFVLLDETTETAFLSNLNKRFSKDLIYTYIGTLLVSVNPYKELDIYNRKQMDIYMGVNFFELPPHIYALADNAYHTMLTEFNNHFILISGESGAGKTEASKKILQYYAISCPSTTLLNTVRDKMLKSNPVLEAFGNAKTLKNDNSSRFGKYMDIQFDSQGDAVGGHILNYLLEKSRVVHQNHGERNFHIFYQLVEGGEDDLLHQLGLERDSLHYNYLTQGECAIVFSINDKNDWKTVKNALQVIDVDEINTDHLFGIVASVLHLGNVQFDSDSKGQALLNNNAELRWVSNLLGVDAHILQEGLTFRKIEANKDQVLSPFTIDHAIYARDALAKAIYGLTFTWLVNRINGSMENKDSSRKTVIGLLDIYGFEVFYVNSFEQFCINYCNEKLQQLFIQLTLKAEQEEYEAENIEWEPVQFFNNKIICDLVEEKHRGIISILDEECLRPGDATDLTFLERLEEKMGNHPHFVTHKLADKMTRKTLERGDFRLLHYAGEVTYCVVGFLDKNNDLLYRNIKDLMCQSKNAIVRECFTNMDPDSRRRPETVATQFKSSLLKLTEILMAKEAWYIRCLKSNESKQPGQFDEALIRHQVKYLGLMEHLRVRRAGFAYRRKYEVFLKRYKPLCPATWPHWRGMPADGVEELVQHLGYLPNEYKMGRTKIFIRHPRTLYATEDAYEKCKHELATRLQAKYKGYKAKGEFRKQKEAATKIETCWRGVQARKERERRAWAVKVIKRFIKGYMTRGQAKTTDNSEYLAFVRQNYLNRLKEKLPKTVLDKTSWQAPPAVLAETSEILRKLHYRLMVRKYVRGIAPQKKAQLQLKLVTSSIFKGKKDTYPHSVAQPFVDTRISEQDINVRVLQMIRNEHIKYSVPVIKYDRNGFKPRPRQVILTQAAAYVVEEAKIKQRVLYTFLKGISVSNLTDGMIVFHITCEDPKEKGDLVMQCDHLFEFLTKLSVIANKQSAIKVVQGSIKIEIQAGKESAVDFSTGQEPMVYKAKNGHLMVVATRARTR, encoded by the exons ATGCAGCAGAATAAGACGGCTTCAGATATGCAg GGTCAGCTGGATATGGAGGGTGCCCTGACTGCCAGGGACCGGGTGGGAATCCAGGATTTTGTCCTTCTGGATGAAACCACAGAGACAGCCTTCCTCAGCAACCTCAATAAACGCTTCAGCAAGGATCTCATCTAT ACCTACATCGGCACTTTGTTAGTGTCTGTCAATCCCTATAAAGAGCTGGACATCTACAATAGGAAACAGATGGATATCTACATGGGTGTCAATTTTTTTGAGCTTCCACCACACAT CTATGCCTTGGCAGACAACGCCTACCACACCATGCTGACAGAGTTCAACAATCACTTCATCCTCATCTCTGGTGAGAGCGGTGCAGGGAAGACGGAGGCCTCCAAGAAGATTCTGCAGTATTACGCCATCAGCTGTCCGAGCACCACTCTGCTGAACACTGTCAGGGACAAAATGCTCAAGTCCAACCCTGTCCTCGAG gcTTTCGGGAACGCCAAAACGCTGAAAAATGACAACTCAAGTCGGTTTGGGAAGTACATGGACATTCAGTTTGACAGCCAG GGGGATGCTGTCGGAGGCCACATCCTGAATTACCTGCTGGAGAAGTCGAGGGTCGTGCATCAGAATCATGGGGAGAGAAACTTCCACATCTTCTACCAGCtagtggagggaggagaggacgaCCTGCTGCACCAGCTGGGCCTGGAGAGAGACTCCCTGCATTACAACTATCTAACCCAA GGAGAGTGTGCCATTGTGTTTTCcattaatgacaaaaatgacTGGAAAACAGTCAAAAATGCACTGCAAGTCATCGACGTCGATGAGATTAACACTGAT CACTTGTTTGGGATTGTTGCGAGCGTCCTCCATTTGGGGAACGTTCAGTTTGACTCTGACAGTAAAGGCCAGGCCCTCCTGAACAACAACGCAGAGTTACGCTGGGTctcaaat CTGCTAGGGGTTGATGCTCACATTCTCCAAGAGGGATTGACATTCAGGAAGATAGAAGCCAACAAAGATCAG GTCCTCAGCCCGTTCACAATCGATCACGCCATCTATGCCAGAGATGCCCTGGCTAAAGCCATTTATGGACTGACCTTCACCTGGCTGGTCAACAGGATCAATGGGTCCATGGAGAACAAG GACTCTTCAAGAAAGACTGTGATAGGGCTTCTGGACATATATGGGTTTGAAGTGTTCTATGTAAACAG TTTTGAGCAGTTCTGTATAAACTATTGcaatgagaagctgcagcagcttttcatCCAGCTGACACTCAAGGCCGAGCAGGAAGAATATGAAGCAGAGAATATTGAG TGGGAGCCAGTGCAATTCTTCAATAACAAAATCATCTGTGATCTGGTTgaggagaaacacagaggaatcATATCAATACTG GACGAGGAGTGTCTGAGGCCGGGAGATGCCACAGACCTCACCTTCCTGGAGAGACTGGAAGAAAAGATGGGAAATCACCCTCACTTTGTCAC GCACAAACTGGCTGACAAAATGACACGTAAGACTCTTGAGAGGGGAGATTTCCGTCTTTTACATTATGCCGGGGAGGTCACCTACTGTGTTGTGG GTTTCCTGGACAAAAATAATGACCTCttatacagaaacataaaagaT CTGATGTGTCAGTCTAAAAATGCCATAGTCAGAGAGTGTTTCACCAACATGGATCCAGACAGCAGGCGAAGACCAGAAACA GTGGCGACCCAGTTTAAGAGCAGCCTGCTGAAGCTGACAGAGATCCTCATGGCTAAAGAGGCCTGGTACATACGCTGTCTTAAATCTAATGAGTCCAAGCAGCCAG GTCAATTTGACGAAGCACTGATCAGGCACCAGGTGAAGTACCTGGGGCTGATGGAGCACCTCAGAGTCAGACGAGCTGGTTTTGCTTACAGACGCAAATATGAGGTCTTCTTAAAGAG ATATAAACCGCTGTGCCCGGCCACCTGGCCTCACTGGAGAGGAATGCCTGCTGATGGAGTGGAAGAGCTGGTTCAACATCTGGGCTACCTGCCAAATGAATACAAAATGGGCCG TACCAAAATATTCATCCGTCATCCGAGGACACTTTATGCCACAGAGGATGCttatgagaaatgtaaacatgaaCTGG CTACAAGACTCCAGGCCAAATACAAAGGATACAAAGCAAAAGGAgaattcagaaaacaaaaagaagctg ccACTAAGATTGAAACTTGTTGGAGAGGAGTGCAGGCGAGGAAGGAGCGAGAGAGAAGAGCCTGGGCTGTAAAAGTCATCAAGAG ATTCATCAAAGGTTACATGACCAGAGGGCAAGCAAAAACCACAGATAACTCGGAGTACCTGGCCTTTGTGAGGCAAAATTACTTGAACCGGCTTAAAGAAAAACTGCCAAAGACCGTTTTGGATAAAACCTCCTGGCAAGCTCCACCAGCTGTGCTCGCAGAG ACTTCAGAGATCCTGCGTAAGCTTCACTACCGTCTTATGGTGCGGAAGTATGTGAGAGGAATCGCACCCCAGAAAAAAGCGCAG CTTCAACTGAAGCTTGTCACCAGCTCCATCTTCAAGGGCAAGAAGGACACTTATCCACATAGTGTCGCTCAGCCGTTTGTAGACACCAGAATCA GTGAACAAGATATAAATGTGAGGGTTCTCCAGATGATTCGCAATGAGCACATCAag TACAGCGTCCCCGTAATCAAGTATGACAGGAATGGTTTCAAACCGAGGCCACGACAGGTCATCCTCACCCAGGCAGCTGCCTATGTGGTAGAGGAAGCCAAGATCAAACAAAGAGTGCTCTACACCTTCCTCAAAG GTATTTCCGTCAGTAATTTGACTGATGGCATGATTGTATTCCACATAACATGTGAGGACCCTAAAGAAAAG GGGGATCTGGTAATGCAGTGTGACCACTTGTTTGAGTTTTTGACCAAACTCAGTGTCATCGCTAACAAACAAAGTGCAATCAAAGTGGTCCAGGGCAG TATCAAGATTGAAATCCAGGCAGGGAAAGAGAGTGCAGTGGACTTCAGCACCGGACAGGAGCCCATGGTATACAAGGCCAAGAATGGACACCTCATGGTG GTTGCCACTCGGGCCCGGACACGGTAA
- the kctd10 gene encoding BTB/POZ domain-containing adapter for CUL3-mediated RhoA degradation protein 3, producing MEEMSGESVVSSAVPAATTRTTSFKGSSPSSKYVKLNVGGALYYTTMQTLTKQDTMLKAMFSGRMEVLTDSEGWILIDRCGKHFGTILNYLRDGAVPLPDSRRETEELLAEAKYYLVQGLADECTAALQNKETYEPLCKVPLMTSSKEEQKLIATSNKPTVKLLYNRSNNKYSYTSNSDDNMLKNIELFDKLSLRFNGRVLFIKDVIGDEICCWSFYGQGRKIAEVCCTSIVYATEKKQTKVEFPEARIYEETLNILLYESHDGRGPDNALLEATGGAAGRSNHLDEDEERERIERVRRIHIKRPDDRTHHHQ from the exons ATG GAAGAGATGTCAGGAGAGAGTGTGGTGAGCTCGGCAGTGCCGGCAGCTACAACCCGGACTACATCCTTCAAGGGCTCCAGCCCCAGCTCTAAATATGTGAAGTTAAATGTAGGTGGGGCACTGTACTACACTACAATGCAGACTCTAACCAAACAGGATACAATGCTCAAAGCCATGTTCAGTGGCAGGATGGAGGTCCTCACAGACAGTGAAG GTTGGATCTTGATTGACCGCTGTGGGAAACATTTTGGAACAATCCTCAACTATCTTAGAGACGGGGCAGTGCCACTCCCAGACAGCCGACGGGAAACTGAGGAACTGCTCGCTGAGGCCAAGTATTACCTTGTCCAAGGCCTAGCTGATGAATGTACAGCTGCCTTGCAG aaCAAAGAAACTTATGAGCCCCTTTGTAAAGTGCCTCTGATGACATCGTCTAAGGAAGAGCAGAAGCTTATTGCAACATCTAATAAG CCTACTGTCAAACTGCTGTATAACAGAAGCAACAACAAATATTCATATACCAG CAATTCTGATGACAACATGCTAAAAAATATTGAGCTGTTCGACAAGCTTTCATTGCGATTCAACGGTCGGGTCCTCTTCATCAAAGATGTGATTGGGGATGAGATCTGTTGTTGGTCATTTTATGGCCAGGGGCGTAAGATTGCCGAAGTGTGCTGCACCTCCATTGTTTATGCCACAGAAAAGAAGCAGACAaag GTTGAGTTCCCTGAGGCGCGCATCTATGAGGAGACCCTCAACATCCTCCTGTATGAGTCCCATGATGGGAGGGGTCCAGACAATGCCCTGCTGGAGGCCACAGGAGGCGCTGCAGGACGATCTAATCAtctggatgaggatgaggagcgAGAACGAATTGAACGAGTCCGTAGGATTCATATCAAACGACCTGATGACCgcacacaccaccaccagtga